One part of the Dysidea avara chromosome 10, odDysAvar1.4, whole genome shotgun sequence genome encodes these proteins:
- the LOC136237015 gene encoding uncharacterized protein isoform X3 has protein sequence MVTASQATTQQSIEALRVEFQKEQEETAERAAKKARLSAEVTFRKKGNERQFRFNESLQEHLRVAHVRLEEVTSSPAVSSELRQVQLAIEEGMRSLKLRQKAIKLADRSEFGWSLVAEYDADELADDSDDEKKIEKAEKAAERKAAIAKKKRGRSAQQSTGFGREAPLNVGYRKWFRYRPHLLFFLVVKRAQFQAPVSIAGSLATRRNCPKAPGGAAAASKHPLSVVDGPSKKCLVINLRHLNQFLWKQRFKYEDLRTALMLFEKGTKCSRCDLVS, from the exons ATGGTGACCGCATCCCAGGCAACGACTCAGCAGTCTATTGAGGCCTTAAGGGTTGAGTTTCAGAAGGAACAGGAAGAAACTGCAGAGagagcagccaagaaagctCGTCTTTCAGCAGAAGTAACTTTCAGAAAGAAAGGCAATGAGAGGCAGTTCCGCTTCAACGAGTCACTCCAGGAACACCTTCGTGTAGCTCATGTGAGGCTTGAGGAGGTTACGAGTTCTCCTGCTGTGTCGTCCGAGCTCCGGCAAGTACAACTTGCAATAGAGGAAGGTATGCGTTCGTTGAAACTCCGCCAAAAGGCTATCAAGTTGGCGGACCGCTCAGAGTTCGGTTGGTCTCTTGTCGCTGAGTATGACGCAGACGAGTTGGCTGATGATAGTGACGACGAGAAGAAGATAGAAAAGGCCGAGAAGGCTGCGGAAAGGAAAGCAGCAATAGCTAAGAAGAAGCGCGGTCGTTCCGCGCAGCAGTCTACCGGTTTTGGGCGTGAGGCCCCTTTGAATGTAGGATACCGGAAGTGGTTCCGGTACAGGCCACACCTGTTGTTCTTCCTGGTCGTCAAGCGCGCCCAGTTTCAGGCGCCTGTTTCTATTGCGGGGAGTTTGGCCACCAGGAGAAATTGTCCCAAGGCACCAGGAGGAGCAGCTGCAGCATCTAAACA TCCTTTGTCAGTCGTTGATGGACCCAGTAAGAAATGTCTGGTGATTAATCTCAGACACCTCAACCAGTTCCTGTGGAAGCAGAGGTTTAAATATGAAGACCTTAGGACAGCTCTGATGTTATTTGAAAAAG GTACAAAATGCTCCAGATGTGACCTGGTCAGCTGA
- the LOC136237015 gene encoding uncharacterized protein isoform X1, with translation MVTASQATTQQSIEALRVEFQKEQEETAERAAKKARLSAEVTFRKKGNERQFRFNESLQEHLRVAHVRLEEVTSSPAVSSELRQVQLAIEEGMRSLKLRQKAIKLADRSEFGWSLVAEYDADELADDSDDEKKIEKAEKAAERKAAIAKKKRGRSAQQSTGFGREAPLNVGYRKWFRYRPHLLFFLVVKRAQFQAPVSIAGSLATRRNCPKAPGGAAAASKQYPFECEIHSDCDLYDLLPVGNPDFEGQGPDAGLNGPIWELDVDEPLRSIQVHARRPQETYKSLMDPVRNVW, from the exons ATGGTGACCGCATCCCAGGCAACGACTCAGCAGTCTATTGAGGCCTTAAGGGTTGAGTTTCAGAAGGAACAGGAAGAAACTGCAGAGagagcagccaagaaagctCGTCTTTCAGCAGAAGTAACTTTCAGAAAGAAAGGCAATGAGAGGCAGTTCCGCTTCAACGAGTCACTCCAGGAACACCTTCGTGTAGCTCATGTGAGGCTTGAGGAGGTTACGAGTTCTCCTGCTGTGTCGTCCGAGCTCCGGCAAGTACAACTTGCAATAGAGGAAGGTATGCGTTCGTTGAAACTCCGCCAAAAGGCTATCAAGTTGGCGGACCGCTCAGAGTTCGGTTGGTCTCTTGTCGCTGAGTATGACGCAGACGAGTTGGCTGATGATAGTGACGACGAGAAGAAGATAGAAAAGGCCGAGAAGGCTGCGGAAAGGAAAGCAGCAATAGCTAAGAAGAAGCGCGGTCGTTCCGCGCAGCAGTCTACCGGTTTTGGGCGTGAGGCCCCTTTGAATGTAGGATACCGGAAGTGGTTCCGGTACAGGCCACACCTGTTGTTCTTCCTGGTCGTCAAGCGCGCCCAGTTTCAGGCGCCTGTTTCTATTGCGGGGAGTTTGGCCACCAGGAGAAATTGTCCCAAGGCACCAGGAGGAGCAGCTGCAGCATCTAAACAGTATCCTTTTGAATGTGAAATACACAGTGACTGTGATTTGTATGACTTACTGCCAGTTGGCAACCCTGATTTTGAAGGGCAAGGCCCTGATGCTGGACTCAATGGTCCTATTTGGGAGTTAGATGTTGATGAACCGCTTCGTAGTATACAGGTCCATGCAAGGAGGCCTCAGGAAACATATAAG TCGTTGATGGACCCAGTAAGAAATGTCTGGTGA
- the LOC136237015 gene encoding uncharacterized protein isoform X2: MVTASQATTQQSIEALRVEFQKEQEETAERAAKKARLSAEVTFRKKGNERQFRFNESLQEHLRVAHVRLEEVTSSPAVSSELRQVQLAIEEGMRSLKLRQKAIKLADRSEFGWSLVAEYDADELADDSDDEKKIEKAEKAAERKAAIAKKKRGRSAQQSTGFGREAPLNVGYRKWFRYRPHLLFFLVVKRAQFQAPVSIAGSLATRRNCPKAPGGAAAASKQYPFECEIHSDCDLYDLLPVGNPDFEGQGPDAGLNGPIWELDVDEPLRSIQVHARRPQETYKSFVSR; the protein is encoded by the exons ATGGTGACCGCATCCCAGGCAACGACTCAGCAGTCTATTGAGGCCTTAAGGGTTGAGTTTCAGAAGGAACAGGAAGAAACTGCAGAGagagcagccaagaaagctCGTCTTTCAGCAGAAGTAACTTTCAGAAAGAAAGGCAATGAGAGGCAGTTCCGCTTCAACGAGTCACTCCAGGAACACCTTCGTGTAGCTCATGTGAGGCTTGAGGAGGTTACGAGTTCTCCTGCTGTGTCGTCCGAGCTCCGGCAAGTACAACTTGCAATAGAGGAAGGTATGCGTTCGTTGAAACTCCGCCAAAAGGCTATCAAGTTGGCGGACCGCTCAGAGTTCGGTTGGTCTCTTGTCGCTGAGTATGACGCAGACGAGTTGGCTGATGATAGTGACGACGAGAAGAAGATAGAAAAGGCCGAGAAGGCTGCGGAAAGGAAAGCAGCAATAGCTAAGAAGAAGCGCGGTCGTTCCGCGCAGCAGTCTACCGGTTTTGGGCGTGAGGCCCCTTTGAATGTAGGATACCGGAAGTGGTTCCGGTACAGGCCACACCTGTTGTTCTTCCTGGTCGTCAAGCGCGCCCAGTTTCAGGCGCCTGTTTCTATTGCGGGGAGTTTGGCCACCAGGAGAAATTGTCCCAAGGCACCAGGAGGAGCAGCTGCAGCATCTAAACAGTATCCTTTTGAATGTGAAATACACAGTGACTGTGATTTGTATGACTTACTGCCAGTTGGCAACCCTGATTTTGAAGGGCAAGGCCCTGATGCTGGACTCAATGGTCCTATTTGGGAGTTAGATGTTGATGAACCGCTTCGTAGTATACAGGTCCATGCAAGGAGGCCTCAGGAAACATATAAG TCCTTTGTCAGTCGTTGA
- the LOC136237015 gene encoding protein D2-like isoform X4, giving the protein MRLGLRIQGISTIRAEMEAKFSEHGVVPDVVDVAPKETAKVEWSSPEQCSADFGNVLTPTKVQNAPDVTWSAEDGALYTLIKTDPDAPSRKDPKWREWHHWLVVNIPKNDIAKGEEMSGYISAGPPKDTGLHRYVFLIYKQPGKLTCDEKRLPNTSGNDRGGWSARAFVNKYKLGNPVAGNFYQAEHDDYVPILYKKLGF; this is encoded by the exons ATGCGCCTTGGGTTGCGGATACAAGGAATCTCTACAATCAGAGCCGAAATGGAAGCGAAGTTTTCTGAGCACGGTGTTGTTCCTGATGTTGTTGATGTTGCTCCTAAAGAGACTGCCAAA GTTGAATGGAGCTCGCCAGAACAATGCAGCGCTGATTTTGGAAACGTTCTCACCCCAACAAAG GTACAAAATGCTCCAGATGTGACCTGGTCAGCTGAAGATGGAGCCCTGTACACTCTAATAAAGACAG ATCCTGATGCCCCCAGCCGTAAGGATCCAAAATGGCGGGAGTGGCACCACTGGCTAGTTGTGAATATTCCCAAAAATGATATTGCCAAAGGAGAAGAGATGTCTGGATACATCAGTGCTGGTCCTCCCAAGGATACCGGATTACATCGCTATGTCTTCCTCATATACAAACAACCTGGCAAACTCACTTGTGATGAGAAGCGTCTACCCAACACATCAGGCAATGACCGTGGTGGATGGAGTGCTAGAGCATTTGTTAATAAGTACAAGCTGGGTAATCCTGTTGCTGGTAACTTCTATCAGGCTGAGCATGATGATTATGTACCTATCCTATACAAGAAACTAGGATTCTAA
- the LOC136237005 gene encoding ubiquitin thioesterase ZRANB1-like: protein MDQTATSWTCDFCSVVNRGSKCSSCGVLKSYESPRRSPSAGRKQHRRQSNNDSSTVILADSKSSEQTVKWTCTLCSYKNWPNATKCVMCNNRRNAACSSSRNSACSSIASEDVRGAVGGPSNIDLSSCEEQRKWKCTTCTYENWPRTTKCTLCCTLKPLSPPLSPLGSTTGSISGGLYQEVSGVGQPGDLTELQSRIQSLSASDKIKQIRNKMNETDWLFLNACMGVVNNDFAAVQSYLQATAGSDRGRQITKQEASLLNKPSVYTAGTTLVHLALRFQRTDVLCQLLTPANPDARKRLPSQSNTDLATSIRRELVSVLEVHKSDWPCVFVSQVNTFFIPQDVDKFSPGIQRKLFDDIVDKDVEKNLKDNHIINWSEELVSSRLYPLWNRTAGDCLLDSLLQATWGVMDRDNSLRRAMADSLADGASRFFSRWKESEKLLSIAQGYVADDSQLSADWSSLISVARKPRKSLEQIHIFVLSHVLRRPIIVYGVRVVLGASGDPLGIVNFNGIYLPLLWEANFCWKSPVALGYTRGHFSALVGSGGYNESCEQCVYLPLVDHHGYSMPVHFLTEQEMGNQESLLNEYCDCCATKGGISVAKQDVIQQPASVARLVDEWMVKYKRMDKKTRLNNCHS from the exons ATGGATCAGACGGCAACTAGTTGGACGTGTGATTTCTGTTCTGTTGTTAATCGTGGGTCAAAATGTTCTTCGTGTGGTGTACTGAAAAGTTATGAATCCCCAAGGAGGTCCCCAAGTGCCGGAAGAAAGCAGCACAGACGCCAGTCAAACAATGATAGTAGTACAGTTATTCTAGCGGACAGTAAATCATCAGAACAAACTGTGAAGTGGACGTGTACTTTGTGTAGTTACAAGAACTGGCCTAACGCCACCAAGTGTGTAATGTGTAACAACAGAAGAAACGCTGCTTGTTCAAGTAGTAGAAATTCTGCTTGTTCAAGTATAGCATCAGAAGATGTGAGGGGTGCTGTTGGTGGTCCATCTAACATTGACTTGTCTTCTTGTGAGGAACAGCGTAAATGGAAGTGTACCACGTGTACTTATGAGAATTGGCCGCGTACTACAAAGTGTACGCTGTGTTGTACATTAAAGCCGTTGTCTCCCCCTTTATCCCCTCTGGGTAGCACCACAGGTAGTATTAGTGGAGGATTGTACCAGGAGGTGTCTGGTGTGGGCCAACCTGGTGACTTGACTGAACTACAATCACGGATACAATCACTATCTGCTAGTGATAAAATTAAACAAATACGCAACAAGATGAATGAAACTGATTGGTTGTTTTTGAATGCTTGTATGGGTGTGGTTAACAATGATTTCGCTGCGGTACAATCTTACTTACAGGCAACAGCAG GAAGTGATAGAGGGAGGCAGATTACTAAACAGGAGGCTTCACTTCTCAACAAGCCATCAGTGTACACAGCAGGCACCACATTGGTACATTTAGCTCTGCG CTTCCAGCGAACTGACGTTTTATGTCAGCTACTGACACCCGCCAATCCTGATGCTCGCAAGAGACTCCCATCTCAATCTAACACTGATCTTGCAACAAGCATCAGACGAGAATTGGTATCCGTACTGGAGGTGCACAAGAGTGACTGGCCATGTGTCTTTGTGTCACAAGTAAACACTTTCTTTATCCCACAAG ATGTTGATAAATTCTCTCCAGGGATACAGCGCAAACTGTTTGATGACATTGTTGACAAAGATGTTGAGAAAA ATTTGAAGGATAATCACATTATCAATTGGAGTGAAGAGCTAGTGTCTAGTCGATTGTATCCATTATGGAACCGAACTgctggtgactgtcttcttgacTCATTGCTACAAGCTACCTGGGGAGTCATGGATCGTGATAACAGTTTACGGAGAGCAATGGCTGATAGCCTCGCAGATGGAGCCAGCCG GTTTTTCTCACGCTGGAAAGAGTCAGAGAAATTGTTATCGATAGCCCAAGGATATGTTGCTGACGACAGCCAACTATCAGCAGATTGGTCATCATTAATCTCAGTTGCCCGCAAACCACGCAAATCTTTAGAGCAGATTCACATATTCGTGTTATCCCATGTGCTGCGTCGTCCAATAATAGTGTATGGTGTGCGGGTAGTGTTGGGTGCCAGCGGTGACCCCCTGGGGATTGTCAACTTCAATG GGATCTACTTACCACTTTTGTGGGAGGCTAACTTTTGCTGGAAGAGTCCAGTGGCACTTGGTTACACACGAGGACACTTCTCTGCTTTAGTTGGTAGTGGAGGTTATAATGAATCATGTGAGCAATGTGTTTACCTACCTCTTGTTGATCACCATGGTTACTCAATGCCAGTACACTTTCTCACTGAACAAGAG ATGGGTAACCAGGAAAGCTTGTTGAATGAGTATTGTGACTGTTGTGCAACTAAAGGAGGCATCTCTGTTGCCAAGCAAGATGTCATACAACAGCCAGCGTCAGTTGCTAGGCTAGTGGACGAGTGGATGGTGAAATACAAACGTATGGACAAGAAAACAAGACTAAATAACTGTCACAGTTAA